The genomic window TAAAGAAACCTGACATAATTAATTTTTCAGATAAATTTTTATTTTCCAGATTATTTAATTTATTCAGGTGAATTATTTGAATCAGATAGTTACGTCAAAAGTAGGTAAGAAAGGCGCTGTTTACATACCAAAGCGCATTATGGAACAGCTCGGTATAAGAGAGGGAGATAGGGTTCTTATGAAAATTGAAAATAATAAGCTTGTGATGGAGTTTATACCTGATCCATTATCGCTTGCTCTAAAAATAAGAAAATGGGCGAAAACAACCGTTAAAGAGTTTGAAAGAGAATCCGAGAGGGAGCAATATGAGCTCTACAGCGCTTAAGGTATTGCTCGATTCGACCTATCTCCTACCTAGCTTCGGAATTGAAGTGGAAGGGCTGCAAAACGAGCATATAGTCCAGCTTAGAGAAGCCGTAATAAAAGA from Thermoproteales archaeon includes these protein-coding regions:
- a CDS encoding AbrB/MazE/SpoVT family DNA-binding domain-containing protein; the encoded protein is MVTSKVGKKGAVYIPKRIMEQLGIREGDRVLMKIENNKLVMEFIPDPLSLALKIRKWAKTTVKEFERESEREQYELYSA